In a genomic window of Oreochromis aureus strain Israel breed Guangdong linkage group 13, ZZ_aureus, whole genome shotgun sequence:
- the si:ch211-132e22.4 gene encoding uncharacterized protein si:ch211-132e22.4, with the protein MADNNTVTIAGPDLLSVTTSATGNNTTPANVHLAKVMNWLTFSLGLPAIGLALYILKNLSKGENKVPMHVIFLLVSDIISFLGRPNVSQKVDSGSTFSANPTDFIFYFGVVSNITLMLFIAQERHLQVAYPQCLACCTSIRRHPVVALVAWAAPFAILALAVLQYNLWFAVALLAPFPFLLFFAVDSWRALICSRSNPSSPERRRTVVGIGAIWANYTVLYVPFILNLLLEALSLTEVVSYLGLVSHLLLYLSPLVDPFIYIFMNKGPKEVLQALPCCQRRSQKENMTPTVNTVSETVETRL; encoded by the exons ATGGCTGACAACAACACGGTGACAATAGCTGGCCCTGACCTCCTCAGTGTCACTACTAGTGCCACTGGGAACAACACCACACCTGCCAATGTCCATTTAGCCAAAGTGATGAATTGGCTGACCTTCAGCCTTGGGCTGCCCGCCATTGGACTCGCTCTTTACATCCTCAAGAATCTCTCCAAAG GTGAGAATAAAGTTCCCATGCACGTCATCTTCCTCCTGGTTTCTGACATCATCAGTTTCCTCGGACGTCCTAATGTGAgtcagaaagtggacagtgggTCCACGTTCTCCGCCAATCCCACCgacttcatcttttattttgGTGTCGTCTCCAACATCACCCTCATGCTGTTCATAGCTCAGGAGCGCCATCTCCAGGTGGCCTACCCACAGTGCCTTGCCTGCTGCACCAGTATCAGGAGGCATCCCGTAGTGGCCTTGGTGGCATGGGCTGCCCCATTCGCCATCCTGGCTCTCGCTGTGCTACAGTACAACCTCTGGTTCGCTGTGGCTCTCCTTGCTCCTTTCccctttctcctcttctttgctGTGGACTCATGGAGGGCTTTGATCTGCTCCAGATCTAATCCTTCATCACCAGAGAGGAGAAGGACAGTGGTGGGTATCGGTGCAATCTGGGCCAACTACACTGTCCTCTATGTCCCTTTCATCCTCAACCTCCTTCTAGAAGCTCTGTCCTTGACAGAGGTGGTGAGCTATCTGGGGCTAGTGTCTCACCTGCTGCTCTACCTCAGCCCTCTGGTGGACCCTTTCATCTATATATTCATGAATAAGGGTCCCAAAGAGGTGCTGCAGGCACTGCCCTGCTGCCAAAGGCGTagtcagaaagaaaacatgacaCCCACAGTGAACACTGTGTCTGAGACAGTAGAAACGAGACTTTGA
- the lhb gene encoding lutropin subunit beta — protein sequence MMAQISRMLLALMLSLFVGASTFILSPAAAFQLPPCQLINQTVSLEKEGCPSCHPVETTICSGHCITKDPVIKIPFSNVYQHVCTYRDLYYKTFELPDCPPGVDPIVTYPVALSCHCGRCAMDTSDCTFESMQPDFCMNDIPFYY from the exons ATGATGGCACAGATTAGCAGAATGCTCCTTGCTCTGatgttgagtttgtttgttgGAGCTTCAACTTTCATCTTATCTCCTGCAG CGGCCTTCCAGCTGCCGCCCTGTCAGCTCATCAACCAGACAGTGTCTCTGGAGAAAGAGGGCTGTCCCAGCTGTCACCCAGTAGAGACAACCATCTGCAGTGGACACTGCATCACCAAG GACCCTGTCATCAAGATACCATTCAGCAATGTGTACCAGCATGTGTGCACATACCGGGACCTGTACTATAAAACATTTGAGCTTCCCGACTGCCCACCTGGTGTAGACCCGATCGTCACCTACCCCGTGGCTTTGAGTTGCCACTGCGGTCGCTGTGCCATGGACACATCTGACTGCACCTTTGAGAGCATGCAACCGGACTTCTGCATGAATGACATCCCTTTCTACTACTAA
- the LOC116309928 gene encoding cytochrome c oxidase assembly protein COX20, mitochondrial, with protein MAGEDGETQTKGLRLLGILDVQNTPCAREAILHGAGGSVAAGLLYFLATSRVKRSFDVGFAGFMVTTLGSWFYCRMNNAKLRVQQRLIQEGIKNKVAYEGTVMDPTKKGKAEAPSGPS; from the exons ATGGCAGGAGAAGATGGGGAGACTCAGACCAAG GGTCTGAGGCTGCTGGGGATCCTGGATGTCCAGAACACTCCTTGTGCCAGAGAGGCCATCCTGCATGGAGCCGGAGGCTCAGTAGCTGCTGGGCTGCTTTATTTTCTGGCTACCA GTCGGGTGAAGAGGTCTTTTGACGTGGGATTTGCGGGTTTTATGGTCACCACACTCGGGTCCTG GTTTTATTGCAGGATGAACAACGCTAAGCTCCGTGTGCAGCAGAGGCTGATACAGGAAGGCATCAAAAACAAGGTCGCCTATGAAGGAACCGTTATGGACCCCACAAAAAAAGGCAAAGCAGAAGCACCTTCAGGCCCCTCGTGA